Part of the Sinomonas atrocyanea genome is shown below.
AAGACCCCCGCCGGGGCGAACATCGGCACGCTGTCCGTCCTGGACCGGGTGCCGCGCACCCTCTCGAGGTCCCACGCGGCGACGCTGCGCGACCTGGCCGGCCTCGTCATGGACCAGCTCGTGCTGCGCCGGGCCACGCTCGAGGCGAGCTCCCCCGCCGTCGTGCCTGCCGCCGTCGTGCCTCCCGCCGTCGTCCCCGCGCCGCAACCGGTACGCACGCCGGAACCGATGCCCGCAGAACAGGCGCCCCTCGTGGGTCTCCCCAACGCGGGCTGACCCCGGGAACCCCGCCCTGGGACTAAAGGCCCTCCAGAGCCGCGGGCATCTCGTGGATCGTTGTCAGTGAACGGTCTTGGGAGGTTCAGGAGGAGAGCCATGAAGGACGTGCCCGCACGCCTGCCCCGCCACCACTGGGCCTCCGCGCCCAGCGACCCGTGGCACGGCCTGCCCCCGCTGCCCCCGGATGCGGACCCGATCGATCCGTACGCCCACCGCCGCCAGGAGCAGCTCCTCGACGACCTGATCCGGGCCGGCCTCAGCGAGGAGCAGGCGCTCGCGCAGCTCGCCCGCCTCGAGGCCGGGGACCTCTGGAGCGGGTAGGCGCGGCGCCTCAGTCCTCCGCGTCGAGCCGCTCCGGCGCCGCCTCGAGCACCACGGCACTGCGGGCGGGGACCGTGTAGACCTCGTTGGCGGCTGCGGTCTCCCCCACGAGGTGGTCGGCGCACGTGGTGAGCACGGTGGTCCACTTGTGCGGGAAGACGCCGCCGGGGATGTGGTAGTCCACGTCGTTGTCCGCGGCGTTGAGGATCACCAGGAAGTCCGAGTCCCCCGGGGCGCCGTGCCGGCCCACGGCGGGCACGGCGTTGCCGTTGAGGAAGAAGGCGAGGGACTTCGCCCAGTCCTCGTCCCAGTCGGCCTGGCCCATCGAGGACCCGTCGGCGTCGATCCACGCGATGTCCGGCAGCGGGTCGCCCTCGGCCGGGTCCACCGGGCAGCCGTCGAAGAAGGCCCGGCGGCGGAACACGGGATGGTCGGCGCGCAGGCGCAGCAGGCGCCGGGTGAAGTCGGCCAGGTCGGTGTCGGCGTGCTCCCAGTCGATCCACGTGGTGGCGTTGTCCTGGCAGTAGGCGTTGTTGTTCCCGCCCTGGGTCCGGCCCAGCTCGTCGCCGTGGGAGAGCATGGGCACGCCTTGGGAGAGCACGAGGGTGAGCAGGATGTTGCGCTGCTGGCGGGCGCGCAGCTCGAGCACCCCGGGATCGTCGGTGGGCCCTTCGACGCCGCAGTTCCACGAGCGGTTGTCGTCGGCGCCGTCGCGGCCGCCCTCGCCGTTGGCCTCGTTGTGCTTGCCGTTGTAGGAGACCAGGTCGCGCAGGGTGAAGCCGTCGTGTGCGGTGACGAAGTTGATCGAGGCGCTGGGCCTGCGCCCGAGCTCCTCGTACAGGTCCGCGGAGCCGGCCACGCGCATGGACAGCTCGCGCAGCGTCCCGGGCTCGCCGCGCCAGAAGTCGCGCACGCAGTCGCGGAACTTGCCGTTCCACTCGGTCCACTGCGGCGGGAAGTTGCCCACCTGGTACCCGCCGGGGCCCACGTCCCACGGCTCGGCGATGAGCTTGGTGCGGGACAGGATGGGGTCCGCGGCCATGAGCTCGAAGAACGGCGAGACCATGTCCACGTTCCCCTCCTCGCGGGCCAGGGTGGCGGCGAGGTCGAACCGGAACCCGTCCACGTGCATCTCGGTGACCCAGTACCGCAGCGAGTCCAGGACCAGCTGGAGGGTGAGCGGGTGGCCCACGTTGAGGGAGTTCCCGGTGCCGGTGTAGTCCATGTAGTAGAACTCGTTGCCGGGCACGAGGTGGTAGTAGGCGGCGTTGTCGATCCCCCGGTAGCTCAGCTGGGGCCCGAGGTGGTTGCCCTCGGCGGTGTGGTTGTAGACCACGTCGAGGAACACCTCGATCCCGGCGCGGTGGTAGGCCTTGACGAGCTCCTTGAACTCGTAGATCTGCTGCCCGTGGTCCCCGGAGGAGGAGTAGAACGAGTGCGGGGCGAAGAAGCCGATCGTGTTGTAGCCCCAGTAGTTGACCAGGCCCTTGTCCAGCAGGGTGGAGTCGTTGACGAACTGGTGGACCGGCATGAGCTCCACGGCGGTGACGCCGAGCTCGGCGAGGTGACGCACGACGGCGGGGTGGGCGGCTCCCGCGTACGTCCCCCGGAGCGCTTCGGGAACCTCGGGGTGCAGCTGGGTGAGGCCCTTGAGGTGCGCCTCGTAGATGACCGTCTCGTTGTACGGGGTGCGCGGGTGGGTGTCCCCCTCCCAGTCGTACTCGCCGTGGTCCACCACCACGGAGAGCATGCTGTGGCCGAGGGAGTCCGAGGTGTCCATGGTGGCGGGGT
Proteins encoded:
- the glgX gene encoding glycogen debranching protein GlgX yields the protein MEPNTQDAYWGARPTAAGTDFALATAPEAERVEVCLVDHETWEQRCFDLARTGTTAAGQAVRWEGTVPACAAGQHYGYRVHGPWDPARGLRFNPSKLLLDPHSLAVSGRNEWGQQMHAYVFGDPATMDTSDSLGHSMLSVVVDHGEYDWEGDTHPRTPYNETVIYEAHLKGLTQLHPEVPEALRGTYAGAAHPAVVRHLAELGVTAVELMPVHQFVNDSTLLDKGLVNYWGYNTIGFFAPHSFYSSSGDHGQQIYEFKELVKAYHRAGIEVFLDVVYNHTAEGNHLGPQLSYRGIDNAAYYHLVPGNEFYYMDYTGTGNSLNVGHPLTLQLVLDSLRYWVTEMHVDGFRFDLAATLAREEGNVDMVSPFFELMAADPILSRTKLIAEPWDVGPGGYQVGNFPPQWTEWNGKFRDCVRDFWRGEPGTLRELSMRVAGSADLYEELGRRPSASINFVTAHDGFTLRDLVSYNGKHNEANGEGGRDGADDNRSWNCGVEGPTDDPGVLELRARQQRNILLTLVLSQGVPMLSHGDELGRTQGGNNNAYCQDNATTWIDWEHADTDLADFTRRLLRLRADHPVFRRRAFFDGCPVDPAEGDPLPDIAWIDADGSSMGQADWDEDWAKSLAFFLNGNAVPAVGRHGAPGDSDFLVILNAADNDVDYHIPGGVFPHKWTTVLTTCADHLVGETAAANEVYTVPARSAVVLEAAPERLDAED